From a region of the Lactuca sativa cultivar Salinas chromosome 4, Lsat_Salinas_v11, whole genome shotgun sequence genome:
- the LOC111907909 gene encoding triosephosphate isomerase, cytosolic-like gives MSSLVSFLFDKIYTKRNVSMYVDVEISMKFVGDKVAYALSQSLKVIACIGETLQEQEDGTTMKVVAAQTTTIADKIKNWDNVWAIGTVKVATPAQAQEVSRRVLEQVAFYSNRSDQQV, from the exons ATGTCTTCTTTGGTGTCATTTCTCTTCGACAAAATCTACACTAAAAGAAATGTGTCCATGTATGTTGATGTCGAAATTTCTATGAAG TTTGTTGGAGACAAAGTTGCGTATGCGCTTTCTCAAAGTTTGAAGGTGATTGCTTGTATTGGGGAGACTCTTCAAGAGCAGGAAGATGGAACAACTATGAAAGTTGTTGCTGCACAAACTACGACAATTGCAG ATAAGATAAAAAACTGGGATAATGTTTGGGCTATTGGAACCGTAAAGGTTGCTACCCCGGCTCAGGCTCAAGAAGTAAGTAGAAGGGTATTGGAACAGGTTGCATTCTATTCTAACAGATCAGATCAACAAGTTTGA